From Corynebacterium frankenforstense DSM 45800, the proteins below share one genomic window:
- a CDS encoding type I-G CRISPR-associated protein Cas7 produces the protein MTDHQSLSERFAAIRYIGDMIPTGGRGAPVAPPTYIGEERGVPKFAYSAEHPVPDPASGYARFLTDENGAHVLRPAVVINSLGAEATGIEAAIFAGQEELGVTLPGIFLNADDYSDADLEGIAKKSLKKDNSQYTPETLAQALRFDLESAHASTWTTPHRHVDTYIRHAVIDGQQIWANPGSEVYSIIAQASQGRADLLFRYFPNSALMGFWLSSVAPRRHKLARALSSTVQGYDAHEVVYGATKGDVLGGITSTTGMRRNAKTLELEPAAASKKTAPSAVGLGLVPTSPVTKAFSCSAILRRSSISLTHLRHLSVPGNPEASTQIADVLAWMGVYGLLATASEGFYRSGCDLVTGSENSSLTLIGRDGTETPWDVSVEDAAEGFRAAYAKLPEELRFAEPIKAGYPETIVAARADTLVAESNTAEEE, from the coding sequence ATGACCGACCACCAGAGCCTCTCCGAGCGATTCGCCGCCATCCGATACATCGGCGACATGATCCCCACCGGCGGGCGCGGAGCCCCCGTCGCCCCGCCGACCTACATCGGCGAGGAGCGGGGCGTGCCCAAGTTCGCCTACTCGGCCGAGCACCCCGTGCCCGACCCCGCCAGCGGCTACGCCCGCTTCCTCACCGACGAAAACGGCGCGCACGTCCTGCGCCCCGCCGTGGTGATCAACTCCCTGGGCGCCGAGGCCACCGGCATCGAGGCCGCGATCTTCGCCGGCCAGGAGGAGCTGGGTGTGACCCTGCCCGGGATCTTCCTCAACGCCGACGACTACAGCGACGCGGACCTCGAGGGCATCGCCAAGAAGTCGCTGAAGAAGGACAACTCCCAGTACACCCCGGAGACCCTGGCCCAGGCGCTGCGCTTCGACCTCGAGAGCGCCCACGCCAGCACCTGGACCACGCCGCACCGGCACGTGGACACATACATCCGCCACGCCGTCATCGACGGCCAGCAGATCTGGGCCAACCCGGGCAGCGAGGTCTACTCGATCATCGCCCAGGCGTCCCAGGGACGGGCCGACCTGCTGTTCCGCTACTTCCCCAACTCCGCGCTGATGGGCTTCTGGCTCTCCTCGGTCGCCCCGCGGCGGCACAAGCTGGCCCGCGCCCTCTCCTCGACGGTCCAGGGCTACGACGCGCACGAGGTCGTCTACGGAGCGACCAAGGGCGACGTCCTCGGCGGCATCACCAGCACCACCGGCATGCGCCGCAACGCCAAGACCCTCGAGCTCGAGCCCGCGGCGGCGTCGAAGAAGACCGCGCCCTCCGCGGTCGGCCTCGGACTCGTGCCCACCTCCCCGGTGACCAAGGCGTTCTCCTGCAGCGCCATCCTCCGGCGCTCCTCCATCTCCCTGACGCACCTGCGCCACCTCTCGGTGCCGGGCAACCCCGAGGCCTCCACCCAGATCGCGGACGTGCTGGCGTGGATGGGCGTCTACGGGCTGCTCGCCACCGCCTCCGAGGGCTTCTACCGCTCGGGCTGCGACCTGGTCACCGGCTCGGAGAACAGCTCCCTGACTCTGATCGGCCGCGACGGCACTGAGACACCCTGGGACGTCAGCGTTGAGGACGCCGCGGAGGGCTTCCGCGCCGCCTACGCCAAGCTGCCCGAGGAACTGCGGTTCGCCGAGCCGATCAAAGCCGGCTATCCCGAGACGATCGTCGCGGCCCGCGCCGACACCCTGGTCGCGGAGTCCAACACCGCCGAGGAGGAGTAG
- the csb2 gene encoding type I-G CRISPR-associated protein Csb2, with translation MSLCIRARFIVGTYSGHAGAGSPWPPAPARVVSAAVAEAHRSARLTVRDILQDLCRAGNPTIVAPAAFSSGEASSYMQPQGATLSGKVPKSEVKAPRRIMGERGGKILKRVNGHYSVDGDLYYLWEDLDLCEADHEALAETLREIPYLGRECDLVLLDIVPENLETLLDAHRGTHTVLRPSPVGGVALRGLTPGLISWLDDRHESIFAEHAGQPVPVDHRIRQVRYAAATPLPDSMYLLVLPFSRAVSIDEARRRAATVQAGEGGFVFPVTQAGNPYLDGRAVGLGAITDRGIEVSEDFDQTWLGEDTGAASLQGGYWQRGAREWMSVVPFLGHPDRWVAQRQIEAAVPNATVLELDTRPVRPSQARMASDDTHRAWHAVLRTEKEIPGPLVLQRDTGTGVFLPDYGKDDRR, from the coding sequence GTGAGCCTCTGCATCCGCGCCCGTTTCATCGTGGGCACGTACTCCGGGCACGCCGGCGCGGGCTCGCCGTGGCCGCCGGCCCCGGCCAGGGTCGTCTCCGCCGCGGTCGCGGAAGCCCACCGGTCCGCGCGGCTGACGGTCCGTGACATCCTGCAGGACCTCTGCCGGGCGGGGAACCCGACCATCGTCGCTCCGGCTGCGTTCAGCTCCGGCGAAGCCAGCTCCTACATGCAGCCACAGGGCGCGACCCTTTCGGGCAAGGTGCCCAAGAGCGAGGTCAAGGCGCCCCGGCGCATCATGGGAGAACGCGGCGGAAAGATCCTCAAGCGGGTCAACGGCCACTACAGCGTGGACGGCGACCTCTACTACCTGTGGGAGGACCTCGACCTGTGCGAGGCGGACCACGAGGCACTCGCTGAGACGCTGCGTGAGATCCCCTATCTGGGGCGGGAGTGCGACCTGGTGCTCCTGGACATCGTCCCGGAGAACCTCGAGACGCTGCTGGACGCCCACCGCGGCACGCACACCGTCCTGCGCCCCTCACCGGTCGGGGGAGTGGCGCTGCGGGGGCTCACCCCCGGGCTGATCAGCTGGCTGGACGACCGCCACGAGTCCATCTTCGCCGAGCATGCCGGCCAGCCGGTGCCGGTCGACCACCGGATCCGTCAGGTGCGCTACGCGGCGGCGACGCCGCTGCCGGACAGCATGTACCTCCTCGTCCTGCCGTTCTCGCGTGCGGTCTCCATCGACGAGGCCCGGCGCCGGGCGGCGACCGTTCAGGCGGGGGAGGGCGGTTTCGTCTTCCCTGTGACCCAGGCCGGCAACCCCTATCTCGACGGTCGGGCGGTGGGCCTCGGCGCGATCACGGACCGCGGGATCGAGGTCTCCGAGGACTTCGACCAGACCTGGCTCGGCGAGGACACGGGTGCTGCGAGCCTGCAGGGAGGCTACTGGCAGCGCGGGGCGCGGGAGTGGATGAGCGTCGTGCCTTTCCTCGGCCACCCGGACCGCTGGGTCGCCCAGCGCCAGATCGAGGCCGCGGTCCCGAACGCCACCGTCCTCGAGCTGGACACCAGGCCGGTGCGGCCCAGCCAGGCACGCATGGCCTCTGACGACACCCATCGCGCGTGGCACGCGGTGCTGCGCACCGAGAAGGAGATCCCCGGCCCGCTGGTGCTCCAGCGGGACACCGGCACCGGGGTATTCCTCCCCGACTACGGCAAGGACGACAGACGATGA
- a CDS encoding type I-E CRISPR-associated protein Cas6/Cse3/CasE, which yields MAGPTEIPPRWELSLDRTTARKGREDRGYVHRLLMSMLPDGVFDSSRPRADARLLWAWTGPATLIVASDIPPAQARGVEMKPTAAVEPFTAGQELALTVLLETTFTKAAWVPEEIWNLPDRPAIRNKRIPVPDDRLEVWIREKLERNGLAAKNVSVLATSREKVKKHTIPTAAVAATVTVVDPEKANAALVGGLGRSKNFGCGMLLPLY from the coding sequence ATGGCAGGACCAACGGAGATCCCACCGCGATGGGAGCTCTCCCTCGACCGCACGACGGCGAGGAAAGGCAGGGAAGACAGGGGGTACGTCCACCGGCTGCTGATGTCGATGCTGCCGGACGGGGTCTTCGACAGCTCCCGGCCGCGTGCAGACGCGCGTCTGCTGTGGGCGTGGACGGGGCCAGCCACGCTGATCGTGGCCAGCGACATCCCGCCTGCACAGGCACGGGGTGTGGAGATGAAACCGACGGCAGCCGTCGAGCCGTTCACCGCAGGCCAGGAGCTCGCGCTGACCGTGCTGCTCGAGACGACCTTCACGAAGGCCGCCTGGGTCCCCGAGGAGATCTGGAATCTGCCGGACCGGCCGGCCATTCGCAACAAGCGGATCCCGGTTCCCGATGACCGGCTCGAGGTCTGGATCCGGGAGAAGCTTGAGCGCAACGGCCTGGCGGCCAAGAACGTCTCGGTGCTCGCCACCTCGCGGGAAAAGGTGAAGAAGCACACGATTCCGACCGCCGCCGTGGCTGCCACGGTCACCGTGGTTGATCCGGAGAAGGCCAATGCGGCGCTGGTCGGCGGACTCGGCCGCTCGAAGAACTTCGGCTGCGGGATGCTGCTGCCGCTCTACTGA